ATCCAATAACGAGAGGTTTTTTATGTCAGAAGGGCGCTCTTCTGCCAAAGTGGTTCCACAGCGAAGAGCGGTTAAAAAAGCCGCTAATGAGGGAAACGCTGGAGGATAAATTCAGAGAGGTAGAATGGGACGAAGCTATCAAAGTAGTTGCAGAGAAGTTGAAAGAAACAATAGAGAGCTACGGAAGCGAAAGCGTTCTTGTTTATAACTATGCCGGCGATAGGGGGGTTGTTAATTATGCCTTCCCGTTGAGGCTTTTCCACTATCTCAACACCGCAATGCTCGATTATGGAATATGCGATAGAGCCGGCCAAGAGGCTTTAAAAGACGTCTATGGAAGTGCAGTAGGAATGGATCCGGAGGAGCTGAAGAATCAGAAACTCATTGTGTATTGGGGAATAAACCCCCTATGGACGAACCTCCATGGGTTTATGCTTGCGAAAAAGCACAACCTCGAAAAATGGGTTGTTGATGTTATAAGAACTGAAACTGCAAAAAGGAGCGAAAAGTTTTTCCAGATAAGGCCCAACACAGATGCTCTGTTTGCCCTGGGAATTGCGAAGGTAATCGTTGAAAACGAACTCTACGATAAGGACTTCGTAAGAGAAAACGTATACGGGTTTGAAGGGTTTGCAGAATATCTCAAAAAGATAAACCTGGACTTTGTAAGCGAGGAAACCGGAATTGAAAAGGAGAGAATAGAGGAGTTTGCCTTTGAGTATTCCGAGAAGAGGGGAGTTATCCACATCGGATACGGTTTTCAGCGCTCCCTCAATGGCGGAGAGGCCGTGAGAGCAATTTCCATTCTCCCAGCCCTTGTGGGACATAAGTTTGGCTTTATCTACGATATGAAAACAATCGATAAAAGCTATGCTGAGGGGGCTTTTCTAAGAACAAAACCGGTCAAGGGAATACCCCAGATGAAGCTTGCCGAATACATTGAGAGGGGAGAGATTAAGTTTCTCTACATATACAATGCCAATCCCCTGGCTTCGCTTCCGAATCAGAACAGATTAAGAAAAGCCATAATGGAGAACGATGTATTCGTTGTTACTCATGACATCTTTTTAACTGACACAGCGCTCTATTCTCATGTGGTTTTACCTGCGAACACGTTTTTTGAGAGGTTTGACATTGCCGATTCCTACTACCACCGCTATGTTGCATTAAACGAGCCTGTGACGAGGCTCTATGGGAAGAGCAACAGTGAAGTAGCTAGAATGCTCGCTAAAGCCATGGGTATAGAGAATCCCTACCTTTATGAAAGCGATGAAGAGGTCGTGAGAAAGGTCTTGGAGATGAACGGTTTAAGCTTGGAGGAGCTCAAAAAGAAAGGCTTTGTAAAAGTTGAAGCAAAGGGGAGAAAATACGACACCCCAAGTGGAAAGATAGAGTTCTACTCTCAGAGGGCTCTTAGGAGAGGCCTTTCTCCTTTCCCCAAGTATAAACCGCTGAAAGGGAAAGGGCTCCAGCTTTTGAGTCCGACATGGAAGCTGACAATCACAAGCCAGTACCACAACACTTACAACATAATTGATCCTCACCTCTACATTAACCCCAAGGATGCCCAAGCAAGAGGTATCAAGGAAAACGATGAGGTGGAGGTTTTCAACGAAT
The Thermococcus sp. 2319x1 DNA segment above includes these coding regions:
- a CDS encoding molybdopterin-dependent oxidoreductase, with translation MFSVCMRDCYDTCAIISELKNGKLFVRGNPDHPITRGFLCQKGALLPKWFHSEERLKKPLMRETLEDKFREVEWDEAIKVVAEKLKETIESYGSESVLVYNYAGDRGVVNYAFPLRLFHYLNTAMLDYGICDRAGQEALKDVYGSAVGMDPEELKNQKLIVYWGINPLWTNLHGFMLAKKHNLEKWVVDVIRTETAKRSEKFFQIRPNTDALFALGIAKVIVENELYDKDFVRENVYGFEGFAEYLKKINLDFVSEETGIEKERIEEFAFEYSEKRGVIHIGYGFQRSLNGGEAVRAISILPALVGHKFGFIYDMKTIDKSYAEGAFLRTKPVKGIPQMKLAEYIERGEIKFLYIYNANPLASLPNQNRLRKAIMENDVFVVTHDIFLTDTALYSHVVLPANTFFERFDIADSYYHRYVALNEPVTRLYGKSNSEVARMLAKAMGIENPYLYESDEEVVRKVLEMNGLSLEELKKKGFVKVEAKGRKYDTPSGKIEFYSQRALRRGLSPFPKYKPLKGKGLQLLSPTWKLTITSQYHNTYNIIDPHLYINPKDAQARGIKENDEVEVFNEYGKIKTVAKISEDVPEGVVILYKAFWVRLLGWNVNFLTSDETVEKYGNASAFHSTWVEVKKV